In the Tautonia marina genome, one interval contains:
- a CDS encoding YbcC family protein yields MPETLITTEDLDGQPIASVRTLVDRVCRRIPPLWDLENYVAVNPFLGFTDQPIDDAARTVRDALGAQVLPELSSYRDRFEAGAFSLADLERAARRSGESAESLAAILQGDAPVPSRAVSPVRTVAERIDHDRGTTWNDAIIRQITRWCAVHASGGGTYWRLPENSLGLFASWREAAQADRSLEVLGLTGWRERIASLPEDATEAIAEALDRLGISAELREPYLARVIGGVFGWACFFRRESWEHGDAFPTTVAELLAIRCGADWALASVLGVSESVDSPRSFEKAPEDESTRAVFQDAVENGYARRLFSRFHAPTEESRADRPAVQGVFCIDVRSEVLRRHLEAQSEAIETKGFAGFFGVPLAWKGNGSDASARCPVLLKPAVTVASDLGPKSTAVNGAAKHLLGAPASAFEFVEIMGPAYSLGLAADAMALRSPKHSAEGKVPFGLDAETQGQGIAPPARVELAAGILKNMGLRDRFARLILLCGHESHSSNNPHAAGLDCGACGGHGGAINARVAAALLNDPAVRDSLRGLGWNLPTDTHFLPGVHDTSVDDVTLLDLDRVPSTHQKDVDQLRGWLDQAGVLTRAERSEALGMPERPAGLLARWLRRRARDWSEVRPEWGLARNAAFIAARRSRTRGANLEGRTFLHDYDPDLDEDGSVLTLILSAPMVVASWINLQYFASTVDNDVFGCGTKTLHNRVGSLGVVLGNGGDLRTGLAIQSVHDRNGHWFHEPLRLQVVVEAPIDRIDAVLAQQPTVRALVENGWVRLFALDPAGSEIAQRLPDSTWETVHDPEHPITNPSKEAMLISA; encoded by the coding sequence GTGCCTGAGACCTTGATCACGACGGAAGACCTTGACGGCCAACCCATTGCGTCGGTTCGAACCCTGGTGGATCGGGTCTGCCGACGCATCCCTCCCCTCTGGGATCTCGAAAACTACGTCGCCGTGAACCCCTTCCTCGGGTTCACCGATCAGCCGATCGACGACGCGGCCCGAACCGTTCGAGACGCGCTCGGTGCCCAAGTCCTGCCCGAGCTTTCCTCCTACCGCGATCGATTCGAGGCCGGAGCCTTCTCCCTGGCCGACCTGGAGCGAGCCGCTCGACGATCGGGCGAGTCGGCCGAGTCCCTCGCGGCCATTTTGCAAGGGGATGCCCCTGTTCCCTCCCGAGCGGTCAGCCCGGTCCGAACCGTTGCCGAACGGATCGACCACGACCGAGGGACCACCTGGAACGACGCGATCATTCGACAGATTACCCGATGGTGCGCCGTCCATGCCTCGGGAGGGGGAACCTACTGGCGATTGCCGGAGAATTCGCTCGGGCTGTTTGCCTCGTGGCGCGAGGCGGCCCAGGCCGATCGGAGCCTGGAAGTGCTCGGCCTGACCGGGTGGAGGGAACGCATTGCCTCGCTTCCGGAAGACGCGACCGAAGCCATCGCCGAAGCGCTGGACCGGCTCGGGATCTCGGCGGAATTGCGAGAACCGTACCTCGCTCGCGTGATCGGCGGGGTCTTCGGCTGGGCCTGCTTCTTCCGTCGGGAAAGCTGGGAACACGGCGACGCCTTTCCGACGACCGTGGCCGAGCTGCTGGCGATCCGATGCGGCGCCGACTGGGCTCTGGCGTCGGTGCTGGGGGTGTCCGAGTCGGTCGATTCGCCGCGATCGTTCGAGAAGGCCCCGGAGGACGAATCAACCCGAGCCGTCTTCCAGGACGCGGTCGAGAACGGCTACGCCCGCCGCTTGTTCTCTCGATTCCACGCACCGACCGAGGAAAGTCGGGCCGATCGGCCGGCCGTGCAGGGGGTTTTTTGCATCGACGTGCGCTCGGAAGTCTTGCGGAGGCACCTGGAGGCGCAATCCGAGGCGATCGAGACGAAGGGGTTCGCCGGATTCTTCGGCGTCCCCCTGGCGTGGAAGGGGAACGGATCGGACGCCAGTGCCCGATGCCCGGTCTTGCTCAAGCCGGCGGTGACGGTTGCCAGCGACCTTGGGCCGAAGTCGACGGCGGTCAATGGGGCCGCCAAGCATCTGCTCGGCGCCCCGGCCTCGGCCTTTGAGTTCGTCGAGATCATGGGACCGGCCTACAGCCTGGGCCTGGCGGCCGACGCGATGGCCTTGCGATCGCCGAAGCACTCGGCCGAGGGGAAGGTCCCGTTCGGCCTCGATGCCGAGACTCAGGGCCAAGGGATCGCCCCTCCGGCCCGGGTCGAGCTGGCGGCGGGAATTCTCAAGAACATGGGCCTGCGCGATCGGTTCGCCCGGCTCATTCTTCTGTGCGGCCACGAGAGCCACAGCAGCAACAATCCCCACGCCGCCGGGCTCGACTGCGGCGCGTGCGGCGGGCACGGCGGGGCGATCAATGCCCGGGTGGCCGCGGCATTGCTCAACGATCCGGCCGTTCGGGACTCGCTTCGGGGGCTCGGCTGGAACCTCCCGACCGACACGCACTTCCTGCCAGGTGTGCACGATACATCAGTCGATGACGTGACCTTGCTCGATCTGGACCGCGTGCCGTCAACGCACCAGAAGGACGTGGACCAGCTTCGGGGCTGGCTCGACCAGGCCGGCGTGCTCACCCGGGCCGAGCGATCCGAGGCACTCGGCATGCCGGAACGCCCGGCCGGCTTGCTGGCTCGATGGCTTCGGCGGCGGGCTCGCGACTGGTCGGAGGTTCGCCCCGAGTGGGGCCTGGCCCGCAACGCGGCCTTCATCGCCGCCCGACGCAGTCGAACCCGGGGGGCGAACCTCGAAGGCCGGACCTTCCTGCACGATTACGACCCGGACCTGGACGAGGATGGCTCGGTCCTCACCTTGATCCTGTCGGCGCCGATGGTTGTGGCCTCGTGGATCAACTTGCAATACTTCGCCTCGACGGTCGATAACGACGTGTTCGGCTGCGGGACGAAGACCCTGCACAACCGGGTCGGCTCGCTGGGCGTGGTCCTGGGCAACGGTGGCGACCTGCGAACCGGGCTGGCGATTCAGTCGGTTCATGACCGGAACGGCCACTGGTTCCATGAGCCATTGCGGCTTCAGGTCGTGGTCGAGGCTCCGATCGATCGGATCGACGCGGTCCTCGCGCAACAACCGACCGTGCGAGCCCTGGTCGAAAACGGATGGGTCCGCCTGTTCGCCCTCGATCCGGCCGGCTCCGAGATCGCCCAACGGCTTCCCGACAGCACCTGGGAGACCGTGCACGATCCGGAACACCCGATCACCAATCCCTCGAAGGAGGCGATGCTCATTTCTGCCTGA